Proteins encoded by one window of Eremothecium cymbalariae DBVPG#7215 chromosome 1, complete sequence:
- the EMG1 gene encoding 18S rRNA pseudouridine methyltransferase (similar to Ashbya gossypii AFR686C) has product MVEDSKVRDASKINSQRKALPASLVPQAPPVLTSKDKTTQRLIVVLSQASLETQKISSGGPGGDKFALLNCDDHQGLLKKMGRDISEARPDITHQCLLTLLDSPINKAGKLQVYIQTSRGVLVEVNPTVRIPRTFKRFSGLMVQLLHKFSIRSVNSEEKLLRVIKNPITDHLPTKCRKVTLSFDAPVVRVQDYVEKLDSDESICVFVGAMARGNDVFADEFIDEKVGLSNYPLSASVACSKFCHGCEDTWKIL; this is encoded by the coding sequence ATGGTCGAAGATTCCAAGGTTAGAGATGCATCAAAAATTAATAGTCAAAGAAAAGCGTTACCTGCTTCATTGGTTCCACAAGCTCCGCCAGTACTAACTTCGAAGGATAAAACAACTCAGAGGCTGATCGTTGTTTTAAGTCAAGCGTCTTTGGAAACACAGAAGATTTCTTCTGGTGGTCCTGGCGGCGATAAATTTGCGTTGCTGAATTGCGATGATCATCAAGGTTTACTAAAGAAAATGGGTAGAGATATCAGTGAGGCAAGACCGGATATCACACATCAGTGTCTGTTAACATTACTGGATTCTCCAATAAATAAAGCCGGTAAACTTCAAGTATACATTCAGACCAGTCGAGGGGTATTGGTGGAGGTTAATCCTACGGTACGTATTCCAAGAACTTTTAAAAGGTTTTCAGGACTAATGGTCCAATTGTTGCATAAATTTTCTATTAGATCAGTTAATTCTGAAGAGAAGCTGTTGAGAGTCATCAAAAATCCAATAACTGATCACTTACCTACAAAATGCCGTAAGGTGACGCTATCCTTTGACGCACCTGTGGTCAGGGTGCAAGATTATGTTGAAAAGCTGGATTCGGACGAGAGTATATGTGTATTTGTTGGTGCTATGGCAAGAGGTAACGATGTATTTGCAgatgaatttattgatgagAAGGTAGGATTGTCTAACTATCCATTGTCAGCCTCTGTGGCATGTTCTAAATTTTGCCATGGCTGTGAGGATACATGGAAGATTTTGTAG
- the PRM1 gene encoding pheromone-regulated protein PRM1 (similar to Ashbya gossypii AFR685C): protein MTYTKPYLELRERLSQIWINRYTLLLLLCLVKLLLFAKSLHNSLNQSEEYILDHCFTIDHYYNTLRNGTPHYMGKIGNYLITKSLEGSVDGLLALLSLLVLASEAIIVFMIELWLGTYACLLVSAVHGAVDVATNATEKILGVVNSTVIHAANDLDNGLDGLSKIINKVLKATTKIGALVTDSDDDDDGGNAADHIKKVNLTIAGLRNLQIPSSVNDKLQSLSGKTPDFETLKNKTKQLVSVPFKTIRTEIKNVNTTGMLKNKELVSIPPINIDDSSGGICSAHQPDIEKLYAVFNDVLKYTLIVFIVVLVIGALIVLVPAAWQEYRQWSRLAEMRERAEVTEKFRHRNPFEGSDDDSSDSTLPEGRDVIECYQGVFHRIPTVIGEWIGKTVGRTPRQKKEVQWFMAYIMSPRALIVFAIAMAGILVCVCQLLMIHAISRKLHSDSTKQMLSNMQSDTHEYVSRDMSKWVSSTNDYINGTENSINDEMFGWISSATTSVNSTVNTILEDIDSTVSSAFNGTILYKPMNAVVACVIGNKLRALEKALTWVHDKAHVSLPRINGDELNSAVTDVSLSPDPDSDTHVKVYSRVNNNKSKLETSLAKFTVTLSHSIETILEQYKNLVKTELFIALAILGVWLIQTPIAACILYYKRLHTFPTSPASSYYPHRFCHDHHQPVTFSGT, encoded by the coding sequence ATGACTTATACTAAACCATATCTAGAGCTGCGAGAACGGTTATCTCAAATCTGGATTAATCGCTACACATTGCTTTTACTTCTGTGTCTTGTAaagctgctgttgtttgCGAAGAGCCTTCATAATTCGTTAAATCAGTCTGAAGAATATATACTAGATCATTGTTTCACAATTGACCATTATTACAACACGTTGAGGAATGGTACCCCTCATTATATGGGCAAGATAGGGAACTACTTAATCACAAAGTCACTGGAGGGATCGGTAGATGGCCTATTGGCATTGTTATCCCTACTAGTTTTAGCTAGTGAGGCGATCATTGTCTTCATGATTGAGCTATGGCTAGGAACTTATGCATGTTTACTTGTGAGCGCTGTCCATGGTGCTGTCGACGTGGCTACGAATGCTACGGAAAAAATACTGGGGGTGGTTAATTCCACAGTGATCCATGCTGCTAATGACCTAGATAATGGATTAGATGggctttcaaaaataattaACAAGGTTCTGAAGGCTACAACAAAGATAGGGGCACTAGTCACCGATagtgacgatgatgatgacggCGGTAATGCTGCGGATcatattaaaaaagttaatTTAACTATAGCAGGATTGAGGAACTTACAAATACCGTCATCAGTTAATGACAAGTTACAGTCGTTATCTGGAAAGACACCTGATTTCGAAACACTGAAGAATAAAACCAAACAATTGGTTTCTGTCCCATTTAAGACGATTAGGACGgaaattaaaaatgttAACACTACGGGCATGCTTAAGAACAAAGAACTAGTTTCGATACCGCCTataaatattgatgatagtAGCGGTGGTATCTGCAGTGCCCATCAACCAGATATCGAAAAATTGTACGCAGTATTTAACGATGTGCTCAAGTATACATTGATCGTATTTATCGTTGTATTGGTAATTGGCGCCCTGATTGTTCTAGTGCCTGCAGCCTGGCAAGAATACAGGCAATGGAGCAGACTTGCAGAGATGCGGGAAAGAGCCGAAGTGACAGAGAAATTTAGACATCGTAATCCATTTGAGGGCAGCGATGACGACAGTTCAGATAGTACTCTACCAGAGGGTAGAGATGTGATTGAATGTTACCAGGGAGTCTTCCATAGAATCCCGACAGTGATTGGTGAATGGATCGGAAAGACTGTAGGGAGAACTCCcagacaaaaaaaagaagtcCAGTGGTTCATGGCATATATCATGTCTCCAAGAGCATTGATAGTATTTGCAATTGCGATGGCAGGTATTCTAGTTTGCGTTTGCCAGCTCCTTATGATCCACGCAATTTCACGAAAACTTCACAGTGACAGCACTAAACAGatgctttcaaatatgCAGTCAGACACTCATGAATATGTATCGCGAGACATGTCAAAATGGGTAAGCAGCACAAATGACTACATAAACGGAACAGAAAACTCAATTAACGATGAGATGTTCGGTTGGATCAGCTCGGCAACAACCTCTGTAAACTCAACAGTAAACACCATTTTAGAAGACATTGATAGCACTGTGTCCAGCGCCTTCAACGGAACCATACTATACAAGCCAATGAATGCAGTAGTGGCGTGTGTAATTGGAAATAAACTACGTGCCTTGGAGAAAGCCTTAACATGGGTGCATGACAAAGCACATGTGTCGTTGCCACGTATAAATGGAGATGAGCTTAATTCGGCAGTCACCGACGTGTCCTTGTCGCCAGACCCTGATTCCGATACTCACGTCAAAGTCTACTCTAGAGTGAATAACAATAAATCCAAATTGGAAACTTCGCTGGCTAAATTCACAGTAACCCTATCCCACTCTATTGAAACAATCCTGGAACAATACAAAAACTTGGTTAAAACTGAGCTCTTCATCGCACTAGCAATTCTAGGTGTATGGCTTATTCAAACCCCAATTGCGGCTTGCATCCTATATTACAAACGACTCCATACATTCCCCACATCGCCTGCCTCATCATATTATCCTCATCGCTTTTGTCACGATCATCACCAACCTGTTACGTTTTCAGGAACCTAA
- the SKG3 gene encoding Skg3p (similar to Ashbya gossypii AFR684C): protein MQSERTAQANTGGLSPELVPIVTLLSAQTHRRYIEGVFLILNDLNSDGSPGERLWKEVYGVLIGTQLALWDAKLFAANNYDAEKLMRTTTNPTYINFTDSNFRSLGPQDAAVDSAKKKLTNAISVSTTLKNRYFLQFNDLESFLRWNAAFRLSAFEFSALQESYTGALLSTRGSLLSDIRVILADTKFAYEEWVSVRFGSGMRWKRCYAVISQPSKKLKNGSRCGQISFYDTDKKLKKSTAMAVVTAAHAAYALYPSSPVLIDSSTMIKLEGSIIFSNKEVSKQADIFIMPEKHSAVPGYDTLIRFLIPLMNSFQLYGRPKTLIASKDDPNSLLFSLPTLPHVHYLQVDDLLSLSRASNSTWTVRDWRNQIKGILKGRLNKGYTGCGSTTGLNGALASPALGHSEYPASNSPTSPHFAPSSATSFLDTDRPNTITDTGPQINFNQPIAMPSRPSPVPVPVFMESRPSNSMKQFNGSYNADPNSEVKNSAAPQMQSSAEYSRVPKESHLKPNAQTAAPYPANEKVSVFKERPVNPLVNVPRNLQRDPTKTEHDNSYDTFAKFTTDTSSVLQIAEPDMDYNHRELYRSRADLSQIYDKYSEPPFGGQFTSSSHSLAPPRSNHHFASNSQKRDSVGAYDEYKGTDSHTKKLDISRLRNSVSSQSTAAVYEERNGRSSTGSSFENVTETAIENDDVLDDFYNLSKEISSMTVDTIEKPNNIQKPISVRSDSTNTSVNVFDPDYDAQSYLMNVESNFSGTDSNIISRSEESLPGSQYSVGRGVYKTKDNLSSVYSDTKSTAYLDHSTSRLPAKQSQSIPVSNNRSNEPLGIVKSGPQSNLHSRLTPRSSQESISGTPPSRSSPRSYSYQNMPQTKHMTNHNANQKSRIPMQQGMPNPYGRSTVQQQDAPPMSKSPAGRPMPPQQQNSQNQLPRLYPAANQPFELGGPLKGIQPIMQPQHRTLGSRAPVMGIPNPYGRPPPVQQLPGGYQPQKMPPLPQSHHQQLQPSAPNAMAPAYHGRQ from the coding sequence ATGCAATCCGAACGAACAGCTCAGGCTAATACAGGTGGGTTATCTCCTGAGTTAGTTCCTATTGTTACTCTGCTATCGGCGCAGACTCATAGAAGGTATATTGAAGGtgtatttttgatattaaaTGATTTGAATAGCGATGGGTCTCCAGGAGAGAGATTATGGAAGGAGGTTTATGGTGTTTTGATCGGCACACAACTAGCGCTCTGGGACGCAAAGCTTTTTGCTGCGAATAATTATGATGCAGAGAAATTAATGAGAACCACCACAAATCCTACTTATATTAATTTTACGGATTCGAATTTCAGGTCTCTAGGGCCACAGGATGCAGCTGTGGATAGTGctaaaaagaagttgaCAAATGCAATTTCTGTGTCTACCACGTTGAAAAATAGGTATTTCTTGCAGTTTAACGATTTGGAATCGTTTCTTAGGTGGAATGCTGCCTTTAGATTGTCGGCATTTGAGTTTAGTGCATTACAGGAGTCTTATACTGGGGCTTTGCTATCTACAAGAGGATCTTTGTTGAGCGATATTAGAGTTATTTTAGCTGATACGAAGTTTGCGTATGAAGAATGGGTTAGTGTACGGTTTGGCTCTGGTATGCGTTGGAAACGTTGTTATGCTGTGATTTCTCAGCCATctaaaaagttgaaaaatggcTCGAGGTGCGGCCAGATTAGCTTCTATGACACTGATAAGAAGCTTAAGAAGTCTACGGCGATGGCTGTTGTGACAGCTGCTCACGCTGCATACGCCCTTTATCCTTCTTCCCCGGTGCTTATAGACTCTTCTACAATGATTAAGTTGGAAGGTTCGATAATATTCTCTAATAAAGAAGTTTCCAAACAAGCGGATATATTTATCATGCCAGAAAAGCATTCCGCTGTTCCTGGTTACGACACTTTGATTAGATTTCTAATCCCTTTAATGAATTCGTTCCAGCTATATGGCCGGCCAAAAACGTTGATTGCTAGCAAGGATGACCCGAATTCGTTGTTGTTCAGCCTTCCTACGTTGCCGCATGTGCATTACTTACAAGTAGATGACTTACTATCCTTATCAAGAGCTTCTAATTCTACATGGACTGTTCGTGATTGGAGGAACCAAATAAAGGGTATCCTTAAGGGGAGGTTGAACAAAGGCTACACTGGATGTGGGTCAACAACGGGGCTGAACGGTGCACTGGCTTCCCCAGCCCTTGGTCACAGTGAATATCCAGCATCTAACAGTCCGACATCTCCACACTTTGCCCCATCATCTGCAACCAGTTTCCTAGATACAGATCGTCCGAACACAATTACGGATACTGGTCCACAAATAAATTTCAATCAACCAATTGCTATGCCCAGCCGTCCAAGCCCAGTCCCAGTCCCAGTTTTTATGGAATCGAGGCCTAGTAATTCAATGAAACAGTTTAACGGTTCCTATAACGCTGACCCAAATTCCGAAGTGAAAAATTCTGCGGCTCCTCAGATGCAATCCTCAGCCGAATATTCAAGAGTACCTAAAGAATCCCATCTGAAACCAAATGCTCAAACTGCTGCACCTTATCCTGCTAACGAAAAGGTGTCTGTATTCAAAGAGAGACCAGTGAACCCATTAGTGAATGTACCTCGAAATTTACAAAGAGATCCAACTAAAACTGAACATGATAATTCTTATGATACGTTTGCCAAGTTTACTACTGACACTTCCTCGGTTCTACAAATAGCAGAGCCTGATATGGATTATAATCATCGGGAGTTATATCGGTCTCGTGCAGATTTGTCTCAAATATATGACAAATATTCAGAACCACCTTTTGGAGGCCAATTTACATCTTCAAGCCATTCATTAGCGCCTCCTCGTTCCAATCATCATTTTGCATCTAACAGTCAGAAAAGAGATTCGGTGGGTGCTTATGATGAATACAAAGGAACGGACTCGCACACAAAAAAGCTCGATATCTCTAGGTTGAGGAATTCTGTTAGTAGTCAGAGTACTGCTGCGGTTTATGAAGAACGTAATGGACGTAGTTCAACCGGTTCTTCCTTTGAAAATGTAACAGAGACAGCAATCGAAAACGATGAtgttttggatgatttTTACAACCTATCAAAGGAGATATCTAGCATGACAGTGGATACTATTGAGAAGCCAAATAACATTCAGAAACCAATTAGTGTCCGTAGTGATTCCACCAATACTAGTGTGAATGTTTTTGATCCTGACTACGACGCACAAAGCTACTTGATGAATGTTGAGAGTAATTTTTCCGGTACTGATAGTAATATTATAAGTCGGTCCGAGGAGAGCTTACCAGGCAGTCAGTATTCAGTGGGTAGGGGGGTATACAAAACTAAAGACAACCTGAGTTCAGTTTACTCTGATACGAAAAGTACTGCTTACCTGGATCATTCAACGTCCAGGCTGCCTGCCAAACAATCACAAAGTATTCCTGTTTCAAATAACAGGTCCAATGAACCTCTGGGAATTGTAAAGTCGGGCCCCCAAAGCAATCTTCACAGTCGATTAACCCCTCGATCTTCACAGGAAAGTATCTCGGGAACCCCTCCAAGTCGTTCTTCTCCTAGATCTTATAGTTACCAAAATATGCCGCAAACTAAGCACATGACAAATCACAATGCAAATCAAAAAAGTAGGATTCCTATGCAGCAAGGTATGCCTAATCCTTACGGTAGATCAACGGTACAGCAACAAGATGCGCCTCCGATGAGTAAATCACCTGCAGGAAGACCTATGCCACCTCAGCAGCAAAACTCACAAAATCAACTTCCAAGATTATATCCAGCGGCAAACCAACCATTTGAGCTAGGAGGTCCTTTAAAGGGTATTCAACCAATAATGCAACCTCAGCACCGTACTTTAGGCTCGAGAGCCCCAGTGATGGGAATCCCAAATCCCTACGGAAGACCCCCACCTGTCCAACAATTGCCTGGTGGTTACCAACCACAAAAAATGCCACCACTCCCTCAAAGCCATCACCAACAACTACAGCCATCGGCTCCCAATGCCATGGCACCAGCCTACCACGGCAGACAGTAA
- the MDL1 gene encoding ATP-binding cassette permease MDL1 (similar to Ashbya gossypii AFR683C) produces the protein MLPHWLSRKSLNPLLRYQSISLSGLSPIRGRLSQVVLKSEIHVQRRWQNSINVRGVPPSEASNRLQVLRLSGADSKEYGFKNVRRLFQLARPEAKSLAFALLLIVISGAVSMTIPSVIGKLLDISKEKEAGGDGDEEQETRIYGLTEKQFYTALGGVFVIGACANVGRIVILKVTGEKLVARLRTKTMKAALQQDAAFLDYNRVGDLISRLSSDASIVSKSITQNTSDGARAVIQGMVGFGMMGYISAQLTGVMLLLAPPLVLMAMVYGRRIRNLTRELQTRVGGLTKVAEEQLNATRTIQSYCGERKEIRRYAEEVRSVFRVGLREAVTSGAFFGTTGLMGNMALLALLLTGTSMIRSGAITVGELSSFMMYAVYTGSSLFGLSSFYSELMKGAGAASRVFELNDRVPLIHPTKGKDPISLAAKEIEFKNVKFSYPSRSNHTVFTELNLKIIPGEHVCVVGPSGGGKSTISSLLLRFYDVDSGVITIGGQNIKDFNLRKYRRSLGIVQQEPLLFNGSIKDNICYALPPHIISDKHRVNRALEAANCTRFISNFPDGLDTMVGPRGTQLSGGQKQRIAIARAFILDPSILILDEATSALDSQSEDIIAQALRARSESGKITISIAHRISTIEHSNRVIVLSRNGGVSETGAFCDLINQPNSNLNKLLSKEHELQDVHDQLEES, from the coding sequence atgctACCACATTGGCTCAGCAGAAAAAGTTTGAATCCATTGCTTCGATATCAAAGCATATCTCTGAGTGGGCTCTCACCAATTCGTGGTCGTCTTTCACAGGTCGTTCTCAAAAGTGAAATTCATGTCCAACGTAGATGGCAGAATTCAATAAATGTGCGCGGGGTGCCTCCAAGTGAAGCTAGTAATCGTTTGCAAGTGCTAAGGCTGTCAGGCGCAGACTCTAAGGAGTACGGATTTAAAAATGTGAGAAGGCTGTTCCAGTTGGCAAGGCCTGAAGCCAAGTCCTTGGCCTTTGCATTGTTGCTGATTGTTATTTCGGGCGCAGTGAGCATGACGATACCTAGTGTTATTGGGAAGTTGTTAGATATATCTAAGGAGAAGGAAGCTGGAGGTgatggagatgaagaacaagagacAAGGATATATGGGCTAACAGAGAAGCAATTCTATACTGCGCTTGGTggtgtttttgttattgGAGCGTGTGCCAATGTTGGGCGTATTGTTATATTGAAAGTTACAGGGGAAAAGCTTGTAGCAAGACTACGCACGAAGACCATGAAAGCCGCATTGCAGCAAGATGCAGCTTTTCTGGACTATAATCGTGTAGGGGATCTGATATCGCGGTTGTCTTCAGATGCCAGCATTGTTTCTAAGTCGATCACGCAAAATACATCTGATGGTGCTAGAGCGGTGATACAAGGTATGGTAGGGTTTGGGATGATGGGCTACATATCTGCCCAGCTAACTGGAGTCATGCTATTGCTGGCACCCCCATTGGTGCTTATGGCAATGGTATATGGTAGGCGGATTAGGAACTTAACGCGCGAGTTACAAACAAGGGTGGGTGGATTGACCAAAGTTGCTGAAGAACAGTTAAATGCGACCAGAACGATTCAGTCGTACTGTGGAGAACGTAAAGAGATACGCAGATACGCAGAGGAAGTAAGAAGTGTCTTTCGTGTAGGTTTGAGGGAGGCAGTGACTTCGGGTGCATTTTTCGGCACCACCGGTCTTATGGGTAATATGGCTCTTCTGGCCCTGTTGCTTACAGGTACTTCCATGATCAGATCGGGTGCCATTACGGTGGGTGAACTGTCGAGTTTTATGATGTACGCAGTTTATACCGGCAGTTCATTGTTTGGTTTATCGTCTTTCTACTCTGAATTAATGAAGGGGGCAGGTGCAGCCTCtagagtttttgaattgaaCGATAGGGTACCACTAATCCACCCAACTAAAGGCAAAGACCCCATTTCATTGGCAGCGAAGGAGATCGAATTCAAAAATGTAAAATTTTCATATCCAAGCAGGAGTAATCACACAGTCTTCACGGAGTTAAATCTAAAAATAATCCCCGGAGAGCATGTATGTGTAGTTGGTCCTTCAGGCGGTGGCAAATCTACAATCTCAAGCCTCTTGTTACGCTTCTATGATGTCGACAGCGGTGTTATCACGATTGGAGGTCAGAACATCAAAGATTTCAACCTGCGCAAGTACCGTCGATCACTTGGCATTGTGCAGCAAGAGCCTTTGCTTTTCAATGGCTCTATAAAGGATAATATCTGCTATGCATTGCCTCCGCATATCATTTCGGATAAGCATCGTGTAAATCGAGCGCTGGAAGCTGCAAACTGCACTAGATTTATATCCAACTTTCCCGACGGACTAGATACCATGGTTGGCCCAAGAGGCACCCAACTTTCCGGTGGACAAAAACAACGGATTGCTATTGCCCGAGCATTCATCCTCGACCCTAGTATACTGATCTTAGATGAAGCAACGAGTGCATTAGATTCCCAGAGtgaagatattattgcTCAAGCCCTTCGAGCAAGAAGTGAAAGCGGTAAAATCACTATTTCCATTGCACATAGAATTAGCACCATTGAACACAGTAATAGGGTTATCGTGTTGAGTAGGAACGGCGGCGTTTCAGAAACCGGTGCCTTTTGTGATCTCATAAACCAACCAAACTCTAATTTGAATAAACTGttatcaaaagagcatGAATTACAGGACGTTCATGACCAACTTGAGGAATCTTAA
- the MET2 gene encoding homoserine O-acetyltransferase (similar to Ashbya gossypii AFR682C), translated as MTSIKSSLKEIDAEILYQTNPLAKFVENQRIVEVPELTLESGITIRNFPVAYKTWGRLNEARNNVLLICHAMTGSADVSDWWGPLLGTNLAFDPSRFLVVCLNCLGSPYGSFSPLSVSAVTGRRYGPEFPLCTVRDDVRAHKIVLDSLGVNSIACVVGGSMGGMLALEWAVMYSAGYVRSLVALATSARNSAWCISWSEAQRQSIYCDPKYLDGYYSLDDPPNVGLSAARMSALLTYRSRDSFETRFSRNSPTTVEQLKSSLPDKGNKPDFQEHNISIHNSGHQGFRFENRERVGSISSDGSVESIGLSSSSTSLTSLTPAVKRPKALQTHFSAQSYLRYQGAKFTKRFDANCYISITRKLDTHDLVRDRPQYNGIHDILNTIAQPVLVIGIKSDGLFTYSEQEFLSEHIPNSQLEQINSPDGHDAFLLEFRLINELIIKFLEKNIQDIMDTAGYPWEESVQYEAKESVFGASEVTNW; from the coding sequence ATGACTTCTATCAAGTCATCTCTAAAGGAAATTGACGCTGAAATTTTATATCAGACTAATCCATTAGCGAAGTTTGTGGAAAATCAACGCATAGTTGAAGTGCCTGAGCTTACTTTAGAATCTGGGATTACAATTAGGAATTTTCCGGTTGCCTATAAGACATGGGGAAGGTTAAACGAAGCTCGAAATAATGTGTTATTAATTTGTCATGCAATGACTGGTTCAGCTGATGTATCGGATTGGTGGGGGCCGCTCTTGGGTACGAATCTTGCCTTTGATCCATCGAGGTTTTTAGTTGTTTGCTTAAATTGCCTAGGATCGCCATATGGTTCATTTTCACCGTTGTCAGTTTCTGCGGTGACGGGTAGGCGTTACGGACCTGAATTTCCTCTTTGTACTGTGAGAGATGATGTTAGGGCGCATAAGATTGTTCTAGATTCTCTAGGTGTAAACTCAATTGCGTGCGTTGTTGGAGGTTCGATGGGTGGGATGTTGGCTCTTGAATGGGCTGTTATGTATAGCGCTGGATATGTGAGAAGTTTGGTTGCCCTGGCAACAAGTGCAAGGAATTCTGCGTGGTGCATATCTTGGTCGGAAGCACAGAGACAAAGCATCTATTGtgatccaaaatatttggatggCTACTATTCATTAGATGATCCTCCGAATGTTGGTCTTTCTGCTGCAAGGATGTCAGCATTACTAACATACAGATCGCGGGATAGTTTTGAAACGAGGTTTTCTCGTAATAGCCCCACAACTGTGGAACAACTAAAGTCAAGCCTGCCTGACAAAGGAAACAAGCCTGATTTTCAGGAACACAACATATCTATTCATAATTCTGGCCATCAGGGATTTCGGTTCGAAAATCGTGAACGAGTTGGCAGTATTTCTAGTGATGGGTCAGTGGAATCTATCGgtttatcttcttctagTACATCATTAACGTCATTGACACCTGCTGTTAAACGTCCAAAAGCTCTTCAAACGCATTTTTCAGCCCAATCTTATTTACGCTATCAAGGAGCAAAGTTTACGAAAAGATTTGATGCAAATTGTTACATTTCTATTACTCGGAAACTAGATACTCATGATTTGGTTCGTGACCGTCCGCAATATAATGGTATACATGATATATTAAACACGATAGCACAACCTGTTCTTGTTATAGGTATTAAATCTGACGGGCTCTTCACCTATTCAGAACAAGAGTTTTTATCAGAACACATTCCAAATTCTCAGCTAGAACAAATTAATTCTCCTGACGGTCACGATGCATTTTTGTTAGAATTCCGattaataaatgaattGATAATCAAATTTCTAGAGAAAAATATTCAGGATATTATGGACACGGCAGGATACCCATGGGAAGAATCAGTACAGTACGAAGCTAAGGAATCAGTCTTTGGAGCTTCAGAAGTTACTAATTGGTAG